One window from the genome of Corvus moneduloides isolate bCorMon1 chromosome 9, bCorMon1.pri, whole genome shotgun sequence encodes:
- the TMEM53 gene encoding transmembrane protein 53 isoform X3, with translation MIFFSETFGIRSLQTPARRLLELLFDYSVENRPVLFHVFSNGGVMLYRYIIEALHTHKTFKNLRVAGTIFDSAPGRRNLRGGLRALATVLVSMNVLLKYFLLFTFASMAVVLRILLYPLTRFIHESHYDALLKAPSRWPELYLYSQADLIIKASEVQHMANARQQLGVPVKAVDFSDSAHVSHMRLYPTYYRSLCTTFLSDCVGGSPL, from the coding sequence ATGATATTCTTCTCTGAGACCTTTGGCATCAGATCCCTGCAGACCCCAGCCAGGCgactcctggagctgctctttgACTACAGTGTTGAAAACAGACCAGTTCTTTTCCACGTTTTCAGCAATGGTGGTGTCATGCTGTACCGTTACATCATCGAGGCGCTCCACACCCACAAGACGTTTAAGAACCTCAGAGTAGCTGGCACCATTTTTGATAGCGCCCCTGGCAGAAGAAACTTACGAGGAGGCCTTCGTGCCCTGGCAACTGTCTTGGTCTCCATGAACGTGCTGCTCAAGTACTTCCTGCTGTTCACTTTTGCCAGCATGGCCGTTGTGCTGCGGATCCTGCTGTACCCCCTGACCCGCTTCATCCACGAGAGCCATTATGATGCCCTGCTGAAAGCGCCCTCGCGCTGGCCCGAGCTCTACCTCTATTCCCAGGCTGATCTCATCATCAAGGCTAGCGAGGTTCAGCACATGGCCAACGCCCGGCAGCAGCTTGGTGTCCCTGTGAAAGCTGTGGACTTCTCGGATTCGGCTCATGTCAGCCACATGCGGTTGTACCCCACCTATTACCGCAGCCTCTGCACGACTTTCCTGTCTGACTGTGTTGGGGGCTCGCCTCTTTAG